The following coding sequences lie in one Cyanobacterium sp. Dongsha4 genomic window:
- a CDS encoding acyl-CoA desaturase has translation MQKVIPAHRVTSPQYSHFIFWTVIPCLATITAFCLTIIYPISGLELGVWLGMWILTGGLGISVGFHRHFTHRAFDAKPWLQVLMAVAGSMAGQSSLIYWVCIHRRHHELSDKSGDPHSPTSNVANRWSQLRSFWHGHFNWVVCHDVPIPSVYAKDLLRNPTLKVINRTYPLWMLLGLLLPGLFVGLIEGSYLGFINGVLWGGFVRIFIGNQIIWSINSVCHTFGNQDYNTGDNSRNNFWLAIPAFGEGWHNNHHAFQYSAKFGIKPWQLDSGYAAIWLMEKLGWVYNVKQPT, from the coding sequence ATGCAAAAAGTAATTCCCGCGCACCGTGTCACTAGTCCACAATATAGTCATTTTATTTTCTGGACTGTCATTCCCTGTTTAGCAACTATCACCGCATTCTGTTTAACAATTATTTATCCAATTTCAGGATTAGAATTAGGCGTATGGTTAGGAATGTGGATTTTGACTGGCGGATTAGGTATCTCCGTCGGCTTTCACCGCCATTTTACCCATCGAGCCTTTGATGCAAAACCTTGGTTGCAGGTGCTCATGGCAGTTGCTGGTTCGATGGCAGGACAAAGTTCATTAATTTATTGGGTATGTATTCATCGCAGACACCACGAACTAAGTGATAAGTCTGGAGATCCCCATTCCCCAACATCAAATGTTGCCAATCGATGGAGTCAGTTGCGCAGTTTCTGGCATGGTCATTTCAATTGGGTTGTCTGTCACGACGTCCCCATTCCTTCAGTCTATGCCAAAGACTTACTCCGAAACCCAACCTTAAAAGTGATTAACCGTACTTACCCTCTCTGGATGCTTCTAGGATTACTTCTGCCAGGTCTTTTCGTCGGTTTAATAGAAGGCTCATACTTAGGTTTCATCAATGGTGTTCTTTGGGGAGGCTTTGTCCGTATCTTTATTGGTAATCAAATCATTTGGAGTATTAACTCCGTTTGTCACACTTTCGGTAATCAAGATTATAATACTGGAGACAATAGCCGAAACAACTTTTGGTTGGCGATCCCCGCTTTTGGTGAAGGCTGGCATAATAATCATCATGCCTTCCAATACTCTGCTAAGTTTGGAATAAAACCTTGGCAACTTGATAGTGGCTATGCTGCAATTTGGCTAATGGAAAAGTTGGGTTGGGTTTACAATGTTAAGCAACCAACCTAG
- a CDS encoding class I SAM-dependent methyltransferase: MENYQLLIDLHKNAHRQGPGGDAESKKALDLGMLDKSQPLKIADIGCGTGASTLLLANLLDAQITAVDFLQDFLDILNTRAKNSGLAEKISTLCCSMENLPFEDEEYDVIWSEGAIYNMGFEKGVIDWNRYLKVGGLLVVSEITWISNSRPSEIEQYWEKEYPEIDVSSSKIKILEKNGYSPIGYFTLPEHCWLDNYYQPIQSNFQDFLVRNGNSEEARAIVEAENQEIELYKKYKNYYSYGVYIAKKLHLP; the protein is encoded by the coding sequence ATGGAAAATTATCAACTTTTAATAGATCTTCATAAAAATGCCCATAGACAAGGTCCCGGAGGTGATGCCGAATCAAAAAAAGCACTTGATTTAGGAATGCTAGATAAATCCCAACCTTTGAAGATTGCCGATATAGGCTGTGGCACAGGAGCTTCTACTCTATTATTGGCGAATCTTTTAGATGCTCAAATAACGGCGGTGGATTTTCTTCAAGACTTTCTCGACATACTTAACACTAGGGCAAAAAATTCTGGATTAGCAGAAAAAATAAGTACTCTTTGTTGTTCCATGGAAAATTTACCCTTTGAAGACGAAGAATATGACGTTATTTGGTCAGAGGGTGCAATATATAATATGGGCTTTGAAAAAGGAGTAATAGACTGGAATCGTTATTTAAAAGTAGGTGGGCTATTAGTAGTTTCAGAAATTACTTGGATTAGTAATTCTCGCCCTTCAGAAATTGAGCAATATTGGGAAAAAGAATATCCAGAAATAGATGTGTCATCTTCCAAGATTAAGATATTAGAGAAAAACGGTTATTCTCCCATTGGTTACTTTACTTTACCAGAGCATTGCTGGTTAGATAATTACTATCAACCTATACAGAGTAACTTTCAAGATTTTCTTGTGCGAAATGGTAATAGTGAAGAGGCAAGAGCAATAGTTGAAGCTGAAAATCAGGAGATAGAATTATACAAGAAATATAAAAATTATTATAGCTATGGTGTATATATTGCTAAAAAGTTACATTTACCATAG
- the arsS gene encoding arsenosugar biosynthesis radical SAM (seleno)protein ArsS (Some members of this family are selenoproteins.), producing MSFPNHILNFSERINHNLPKEKISVLQINLGRKCNLSCTHCHVEASPKRTEELNEIACQKILKIIELFPQIKTVDLTGGAPEMNYGFAEIVKVARKLNKEVIVRTNLTIFFENNYEYLPEYFTNNQLRVVASLPCYLEDNVDKQRGNGVYNQSVLALQKLNQLGYGYDPNLILDLVYNPILPQEKKFNLTPRQDNLEQDYKKYLKDNFQIKFNNLFTITNLPIGRTKFYLDKFNLTQDYLRFLEANFNSATLPFLMCRNQLSIDYLGNIYDCDFNQMSSLNAVNHLGKKLTLDDILDSNSLDLISQIRTEDYCYGCTAGSGSSCGGALL from the coding sequence ATGAGTTTTCCTAATCATATCTTGAATTTTTCCGAACGAATTAACCATAATTTACCAAAAGAGAAAATTAGTGTTTTACAAATTAATTTAGGTAGAAAGTGTAATCTTAGTTGTACTCATTGTCATGTAGAAGCATCACCAAAAAGGACAGAGGAATTAAATGAAATAGCCTGTCAAAAAATATTAAAAATTATCGAACTTTTCCCCCAAATAAAAACAGTTGATTTAACGGGAGGAGCTCCAGAAATGAATTATGGCTTTGCCGAGATAGTGAAAGTAGCGAGAAAGTTAAATAAAGAAGTAATAGTAAGAACTAATTTAACCATATTTTTTGAAAATAATTATGAGTATTTACCTGAATATTTTACTAACAATCAATTAAGAGTTGTTGCATCTTTACCTTGTTATTTAGAGGATAATGTTGATAAGCAAAGAGGTAATGGAGTTTATAATCAGTCGGTATTAGCCTTACAAAAGCTAAATCAGTTAGGTTATGGTTATGATCCTAACTTAATTTTAGACTTAGTTTATAATCCTATTTTACCGCAGGAAAAAAAATTTAATTTAACTCCTAGACAAGATAATTTAGAACAAGATTATAAAAAATATTTAAAAGATAATTTTCAAATTAAGTTCAATAATTTATTCACTATTACCAATTTACCCATTGGAAGAACTAAATTTTACTTAGATAAATTTAATTTAACACAGGATTATTTAAGATTTTTAGAAGCTAATTTTAATAGTGCTACTTTACCTTTTTTAATGTGTAGAAATCAATTATCTATTGACTATTTAGGAAATATTTATGATTGTGATTTTAATCAAATGAGCAGTCTTAATGCTGTCAATCATCTAGGAAAAAAACTAACTTTAGATGATATTTTAGATAGCAATAGTTTAGATCTAATTTCTCAAATCAGAACAGAAGATTATTGTTATGGTTGTACCGCAGGGAGTGGTTCTAGTTGTGGAGGTGCTTTATTATAA
- a CDS encoding DUF4347 domain-containing protein: protein MSDLSNLKITSTFDVDFITTVERSLRTEKSLVIIDSQIVDPQVIIDELDNTTEIYVLDAQVDSLTQISAILAKYKGLEALHLFSHGSVGEIQLGNKVLSESSLDSHAQILAQWGESFAENGDILLYGCNVAAEADQAFIQRFAELTGTDVAASNNLTGNAGKATSLVAENVTADWQLEESTGLIETEALSLRNYSRLLNGTPTSLVVNTNIDVTDGNVLDGSISLRDAIQEIADNGTITFDESIFTGATTITLDADLGHLLLDKNVTIDGDLNDDGSPDVIIDGTSATRLFFVGALEGTQRSQVTLEGLQLTGGTAKGGDGGKNGGGGGMGGGGAIFVNHNGDLTLKDVTFADYSAIGGDGGAGASGSVGGGGGGGMGGDGANGDDNVDGEDHGGGGGGLLGTDDGQTATLDVGTDLLQSGAAGGGQSTTTITVNNTEVTVPFLVSTDHQPIEVDASGFLILDGQLTTIQLQIALRPDYGVSANTTRPLVKVSQNGTDIFIDSMGIDINGDRRLIDVNGDPVRDANGDFIGLVVAFGGGTGGGDNGGVSTPFAGLNDPVAGTFVTGQTGNPGGDFGGGGGGTDDGQGFSGPDGNSWSNRIKGGGDGGDGGFGGGGGGGGNADGKFSSGQGGDGGMGGYGGGGGGGGVYRQGGEWTANPTTGGEGGLGGGDGAGGGNVLAQSLKGGGGGGGAGLGGAIFVRENGTLTIDDSASATRDLGTNGSVTGGLGGTDDAGDGEAAGEFLYIQGNNTLNLNVGENATRTLSATTSASGSITDESGLTDGTGKGSLKKMGAGILNITDLEIAGELNISEGNLSATGRTGTLSVDSNGTLNIDLSNSFEALQVTGDKFLGNVTKAIPVQGAYTSFLGIEFAISAGDTLTFTYNGTEYTATISNNLINDNDDTILVLQNDIDAAEDSNGDLLGGGKIIVHSIGRDIVLQVDDTNGDAATDTLLGGQFTDNDGSFNISASSNIAAYAGRSSFVTLTDVQGAVSQGDTLFFKYNDTDYTATIGSIPVNPSEADLLTVINTAISEADNGGALGADKVIASFDGNDLILTSAQVTDTLINVVFEDVDGFDITLAGNLDITLASGFTPSLNDTFTIVDNAPGNLISGTFAGKLEGSTFNVGNLGMKITYAGGTDGNDIVLTVVPAVIGPAAPSTPDLLAASDTGSSNTDNITSDNTPSFSGTGENGATVTLFADANNNDVVDNDETIGSGIVTNGSWSITTSSNLVDGTYSVKAIQTDTNNNSSDASSPVSVTVDTTAPASPSTPDLLASSDTGASNTDNITNDTTPTFTGTAEANSTVTLFSSVDGNIGTTNADGSGNWTITASSSLTVGNHNITATATDVAGNISVPSSALPITISTVPTVTLSSSGSPLAENGGVATVTVTLSNVAIDPVTVNLGFTGTATGGGTDYTASGTQIVIPVGSTTGNITVTGNDDLLDEVNETVIVDITGVTNGTENGTQQQTLTITDDDPAPTISINDVTVNEGDIATFTVTLSAPSGQVVSVNYATADNTATASNDYTSKVGTLSFARGDTTKMVTVSTTEDVLDEVNETFFVNLSGAINATIADNQGVGTINDDDQPPLDPNATIINIMNNLISVDSKGNNYTLTGTRNNVMGDRTAPNDIDASNLSTGKLLINLASLSSTIRIDDGSNGSFDRTIGTRYFYTGTVSGGDGDDTLLGQSGDNTLIGGGGNDSIDGDRGDDSLTGGIGDDILIGGIGNDSLEGGDDDDTLTGGSGNDSLTGDAGNDNLNGGSGNDTLIGGDGNDTLTGGLGADTLTGGNGNDTFIYNNLNESSLTYGIDTITDFANATDTLSLPRGIRTITWNDGNSPVAISALTTTAMTSLFRSQRVGVNDYIFFTVTGDSNTYLAINGGSSSFSSSLDAIIAFNNPNFS, encoded by the coding sequence ATGTCAGACTTATCCAACTTGAAAATAACTTCTACTTTTGATGTTGATTTTATAACCACAGTAGAAAGGTCTTTAAGAACGGAGAAATCTTTGGTTATCATCGATAGTCAGATTGTCGATCCTCAAGTAATTATTGACGAGCTTGATAACACTACAGAGATTTATGTCTTAGATGCCCAAGTTGATAGTTTGACTCAAATTAGTGCTATTTTGGCAAAATACAAAGGTTTAGAAGCGTTGCATTTATTCTCTCATGGTTCTGTGGGAGAAATTCAGTTGGGAAACAAAGTACTGTCAGAATCCTCATTGGATTCCCATGCTCAAATTCTTGCCCAATGGGGAGAATCTTTTGCGGAAAATGGCGATATTTTACTTTATGGCTGTAACGTTGCTGCGGAAGCTGATCAAGCCTTTATTCAACGTTTTGCAGAACTAACGGGGACTGATGTTGCTGCATCGAATAATTTGACTGGTAATGCCGGTAAGGCAACATCCTTGGTTGCTGAGAATGTGACTGCTGATTGGCAACTCGAAGAGTCCACTGGTTTGATTGAGACAGAGGCTTTAAGCCTAAGGAATTATTCTCGTTTGTTGAATGGGACACCCACATCTCTGGTAGTTAACACCAATATTGATGTCACTGATGGAAATGTTCTCGATGGAAGCATATCACTGCGCGATGCGATCCAAGAAATTGCTGACAATGGGACTATCACCTTTGATGAGTCGATTTTCACAGGTGCAACAACCATTACTCTTGATGCAGATCTAGGGCATCTGCTTCTCGATAAAAATGTAACTATTGATGGCGATCTCAACGACGATGGTAGCCCTGATGTCATTATTGATGGGACTAGTGCCACTCGTCTCTTTTTTGTGGGGGCACTTGAGGGAACTCAGCGTTCTCAAGTTACCCTCGAAGGCCTTCAGTTAACGGGGGGTACTGCCAAGGGAGGTGATGGTGGTAAAAATGGCGGTGGTGGCGGAATGGGAGGCGGCGGCGCAATCTTCGTCAACCATAACGGGGATTTAACCCTCAAAGATGTCACTTTTGCAGACTATTCCGCAATCGGAGGTGATGGTGGTGCAGGAGCCAGCGGCAGTGTCGGAGGCGGTGGTGGTGGTGGCATGGGCGGTGACGGTGCTAACGGGGATGATAATGTAGACGGTGAGGATCATGGTGGTGGCGGCGGCGGGTTGCTGGGTACTGATGATGGTCAGACAGCTACATTAGATGTAGGTACTGACTTGCTGCAGTCGGGAGCCGCAGGTGGTGGTCAGTCAACCACCACAATTACAGTTAATAATACTGAAGTAACTGTTCCTTTTTTAGTAAGTACAGATCACCAGCCCATTGAAGTTGATGCCAGTGGTTTTCTGATTCTTGACGGGCAGTTAACTACAATTCAACTGCAAATCGCTTTGCGTCCTGACTATGGTGTGTCGGCAAATACTACTCGTCCGTTAGTTAAAGTTTCCCAGAATGGCACGGATATTTTCATAGATAGTATGGGAATTGACATCAATGGCGATCGCCGCCTCATTGATGTCAACGGTGATCCTGTTCGGGATGCCAATGGAGATTTTATTGGACTTGTGGTTGCCTTTGGTGGCGGAACGGGAGGCGGAGATAATGGAGGTGTTAGTACCCCATTTGCGGGTTTAAATGACCCTGTTGCTGGAACTTTTGTCACTGGCCAGACAGGTAATCCTGGTGGTGACTTTGGAGGCGGTGGCGGCGGGACCGATGATGGTCAAGGGTTTAGCGGACCTGATGGTAATTCTTGGTCTAATCGCATCAAAGGCGGTGGTGATGGTGGTGATGGTGGTTTTGGCGGCGGCGGTGGCGGCGGTGGCAACGCCGACGGTAAATTTAGCAGTGGTCAGGGTGGCGACGGTGGCATGGGCGGCTATGGCGGTGGTGGCGGTGGCGGTGGTGTTTACCGTCAGGGAGGTGAATGGACTGCTAATCCCACTACAGGGGGCGAAGGCGGTCTCGGCGGCGGTGATGGCGCTGGCGGGGGGAATGTGTTAGCCCAATCTTTAAAAGGCGGTGGCGGTGGTGGTGGTGCTGGATTAGGCGGTGCGATTTTTGTCCGGGAAAATGGAACGCTTACCATTGATGATAGTGCATCTGCTACCCGTGATTTGGGGACTAATGGTAGTGTTACAGGGGGTCTTGGTGGCACGGACGATGCTGGGGATGGAGAAGCGGCAGGAGAATTCTTATATATTCAAGGTAATAATACGCTGAACCTAAATGTTGGCGAGAATGCGACACGGACTCTTTCGGCAACCACTAGTGCTTCAGGCTCGATTACCGATGAATCTGGTTTAACCGATGGTACAGGTAAAGGTAGCCTCAAAAAAATGGGGGCAGGTATTCTTAACATTACAGATTTGGAGATCGCAGGTGAACTCAACATCAGTGAAGGTAATTTATCAGCAACTGGACGTACTGGAACTTTGTCCGTTGATAGTAACGGAACATTAAACATTGATTTGTCCAATAGCTTTGAGGCACTTCAGGTCACTGGTGACAAATTTTTGGGAAATGTAACCAAAGCAATTCCCGTTCAAGGTGCCTATACCAGTTTTTTAGGTATTGAGTTCGCCATCAGTGCAGGGGATACCCTTACTTTTACCTACAACGGAACGGAATATACGGCAACTATATCTAATAATCTTATAAATGATAACGATGACACCATATTGGTATTGCAGAATGATATTGATGCCGCAGAAGACTCTAACGGAGACTTACTAGGTGGGGGTAAGATTATCGTCCACTCCATTGGACGGGATATAGTTTTACAAGTGGATGATACCAATGGCGATGCCGCGACAGATACCTTGCTCGGAGGACAGTTTACCGATAACGATGGCTCTTTCAACATCTCTGCGTCCTCAAACATAGCCGCCTACGCTGGTCGGAGTTCTTTTGTCACCTTAACTGATGTGCAAGGTGCGGTTAGCCAAGGAGATACGCTTTTCTTTAAATACAACGACACGGACTACACCGCAACTATTGGCAGTATCCCAGTTAATCCCTCTGAAGCAGATTTGCTAACGGTAATTAATACAGCGATTAGTGAAGCTGATAATGGTGGTGCTTTAGGCGCTGATAAAGTCATCGCTTCATTTGATGGAAATGATCTTATCCTAACCTCTGCTCAAGTTACCGATACTCTGATCAATGTCGTTTTTGAGGATGTTGATGGATTTGACATCACTCTAGCAGGCAATCTCGATATCACATTAGCTAGTGGATTTACACCTAGCCTTAATGACACCTTTACCATTGTTGATAATGCACCGGGGAACTTAATTTCTGGTACTTTTGCTGGCAAGCTCGAAGGTTCAACCTTTAATGTCGGTAACTTGGGGATGAAGATTACCTATGCTGGAGGAACTGATGGGAATGACATAGTTTTAACTGTTGTTCCAGCGGTTATTGGTCCTGCCGCTCCCAGCACCCCAGATTTATTAGCGGCCTCTGATACGGGGAGTTCTAACACAGATAATATCACCTCAGATAACACGCCTTCCTTTAGCGGTACTGGCGAAAACGGGGCAACCGTCACGCTATTTGCTGACGCTAATAATAACGATGTTGTTGATAATGATGAAACCATAGGAAGTGGTATCGTTACTAACGGAAGTTGGAGTATCACTACCAGTAGTAACCTCGTTGATGGTACTTACTCAGTCAAAGCTATTCAAACCGATACAAATAACAATTCCTCTGACGCATCTAGCCCTGTGTCTGTGACGGTTGACACGACTGCCCCTGCGTCCCCAAGCACCCCAGATTTATTAGCTAGTTCCGACACAGGAGCGTCTAATACTGACAACATTACCAATGATACAACTCCTACTTTTACTGGAACTGCTGAAGCGAATAGTACGGTTACTCTATTTAGTAGTGTTGACGGGAATATTGGCACGACAAACGCTGACGGTTCTGGGAACTGGACGATAACAGCCAGTTCTTCCCTTACCGTAGGGAACCATAATATTACCGCCACTGCGACTGACGTTGCTGGAAATATTAGCGTACCTTCGAGTGCATTACCGATTACCATCAGTACAGTTCCGACTGTTACTCTGTCATCAAGTGGCTCTCCATTGGCAGAAAACGGTGGTGTCGCTACGGTGACGGTGACGCTATCAAATGTAGCGATCGACCCCGTAACTGTCAACTTAGGTTTCACGGGAACGGCAACGGGAGGTGGAACAGATTATACGGCTAGTGGAACGCAAATCGTGATTCCGGTGGGTTCAACAACGGGAAACATCACCGTTACAGGGAATGATGATCTTTTAGATGAAGTAAATGAAACTGTTATAGTTGATATTACTGGCGTGACCAACGGTACGGAAAACGGAACACAGCAGCAAACCCTTACCATTACCGACGATGATCCTGCACCCACAATCTCCATCAACGATGTCACCGTCAATGAAGGGGACATTGCGACTTTTACCGTCACTCTTTCCGCTCCAAGTGGACAAGTTGTAAGTGTCAACTACGCAACGGCAGACAATACAGCCACAGCAAGTAATGACTACACTTCTAAGGTAGGAACACTATCTTTTGCACGTGGAGATACCACTAAAATGGTGACGGTTAGCACGACAGAAGATGTCTTAGATGAAGTAAATGAAACCTTTTTTGTCAACTTAAGCGGTGCAATAAATGCGACAATCGCCGACAATCAAGGCGTAGGAACTATTAACGACGATGATCAACCCCCCCTCGATCCAAATGCCACAATCATCAATATTATGAATAACCTTATTAGTGTTGACTCGAAGGGAAATAACTATACCTTAACTGGTACTAGAAATAACGTGATGGGCGATCGCACCGCTCCCAATGACATTGACGCATCAAACTTGAGTACAGGTAAGTTATTAATAAATTTAGCTAGTCTCAGTAGCACTATTCGCATTGATGACGGCTCAAATGGTAGCTTTGACAGAACCATCGGAACGAGATACTTCTATACAGGTACTGTTAGTGGCGGTGACGGTGATGACACTCTTCTCGGACAAAGTGGTGATAACACCCTAATCGGTGGCGGAGGTAATGACTCCATAGATGGTGACAGAGGCGATGATTCTCTTACTGGTGGCATTGGTGATGACATCCTGATTGGTGGTATTGGCAATGATTCTCTTGAAGGTGGTGATGATGATGACACCCTTACTGGTGGCAGTGGTAATGATAGCCTCACTGGTGATGCAGGTAATGACAACCTTAACGGTGGTAGTGGCAACGATACCCTAATCGGTGGTGACGGAAATGATACCCTCACTGGTGGTTTGGGTGCAGATACCCTCACTGGGGGTAATGGAAATGATACTTTTATTTATAACAATTTAAACGAGTCTAGTTTGACTTATGGTATTGATACCATCACCGACTTCGCCAATGCCACTGATACTTTATCTCTACCTCGTGGGATAAGAACTATTACTTGGAATGATGGCAATTCTCCTGTGGCAATCTCTGCATTAACAACCACTGCAATGACGAGTTTATTCAGAAGCCAAAGAGTAGGAGTAAACGACTATATTTTCTTCACCGTTACAGGTGATTCTAATACTTATCTTGCCATCAATGGTGGCTCATCGTCTTTCTCTAGCTCTCTTGATGCCATTATTGCTTTTAATAATCCCAACTTTTCTTAG
- the acpP gene encoding acyl carrier protein encodes MNQEIFDKVKKIVVERLAVNPSEVTPNTNFANDLGADSLNIVELVMALEEQFGVEFTEEAAETIDTVGKAVEYIESQ; translated from the coding sequence ATGAATCAAGAAATATTTGATAAAGTAAAAAAAATAGTAGTAGAAAGATTAGCCGTTAATCCTAGTGAAGTAACCCCTAATACAAATTTTGCTAATGACTTAGGAGCAGATTCTCTTAATATCGTGGAATTAGTTATGGCTTTAGAAGAACAATTTGGTGTCGAATTTACAGAGGAAGCCGCCGAAACCATTGACACTGTGGGGAAAGCTGTCGAATACATCGAAAGTCAATAG
- a CDS encoding HAD family phosphatase, producing the protein MLKAILFDFNGVIINDEVIHQRLIDGLLLRENLPPSGNQYQKFCLGRSDRTCIRDILEARGRVISEEYLEKLIQKKAEDYRQILEEMEKLPSCDRITEFILSLQSRHLSLGIVTGALRTETEYILERMNIRQYFSVIVAGDDIKTSKPSGDGYLLALEKLNQQNPSLELKPSECLVIEDTPAGIEAGKKAGMAVAGVANTYPLHLLQRQANWCVDNLMQLDLDWINDTMNASFTL; encoded by the coding sequence GTGTTGAAAGCGATTCTGTTTGATTTTAATGGGGTTATTATCAATGATGAGGTAATTCACCAAAGATTAATTGATGGGTTATTGTTGAGGGAAAATTTACCGCCATCGGGTAATCAATATCAGAAATTTTGCCTAGGAAGAAGCGATCGCACCTGTATTAGAGATATATTAGAAGCGAGAGGTAGAGTTATCAGTGAAGAATATTTAGAAAAACTGATTCAAAAAAAAGCTGAAGATTATCGGCAAATTCTTGAAGAAATGGAGAAATTACCAAGTTGCGATCGCATCACTGAATTTATTTTATCATTACAATCTCGTCATTTATCTCTCGGAATAGTTACAGGGGCATTACGCACAGAAACAGAATATATATTAGAAAGAATGAATATTCGTCAATACTTCTCCGTAATTGTGGCAGGGGATGACATCAAAACCAGTAAGCCTTCTGGAGATGGTTACTTACTCGCCTTGGAAAAACTCAATCAACAAAATCCCTCCCTAGAATTAAAACCATCAGAATGTTTGGTCATTGAAGATACCCCTGCAGGAATCGAAGCTGGAAAAAAAGCTGGTATGGCAGTGGCAGGAGTGGCAAACACCTATCCCTTACATCTGTTACAACGACAAGCTAATTGGTGCGTAGATAATCTGATGCAATTAGATTTAGATTGGATCAATGATACTATGAATGCCAGTTTTACGTTATAA
- the hmpF gene encoding pilus motility taxis protein HmpF gives MLYLAEVKVQNRGFVGGYKTELKLLAVQASDQTWNIVSGDDIITTDSINDQTGKGTLYILNLDGNKQLQSNPELAGQRIVNYLRHLSRTLEKSKAQEEEIETWKESLQLQGEEIGRRQAELDQQQQLLQQQQQELARLEEEKEKLSGAWEQVRQEQTRSNQNKEKLNNVIQEFSQSGYNRELLPQALSALDNQQALLDNCWQQLEVQKTTLQQKQQALNSKKQSLLQQRQELKILYEKLQQAVINFELQEHLLKEKESAFERINNNYQAVQRLDDEVNFLMDDSDETDVDFQRLETMPLGELEEVFNNLQQETSKLVNFVNMQEEELSLQSNEVKDVQHKLSQASEVEKFSLETELADAQEAMKLLNETLVGQRKNLKKQQKVLNEHLKILSRRKGLADVEFSETVSLRPLKDEIEVQKDIIARNKEKVESEMNSLRQTRPRLEQELNQVRQQYEQKQAQTEILEEEWLNLYQQVAKAEVEVELLEQNINPLQQELNSARNQLQSLEPANKKIEYLLQQIQSVL, from the coding sequence GTGTTATATCTGGCAGAGGTAAAAGTTCAAAATAGAGGTTTTGTTGGTGGCTATAAAACAGAATTAAAACTGTTGGCAGTACAAGCCAGTGATCAAACATGGAATATTGTTTCCGGAGATGACATCATTACCACTGACTCTATTAACGATCAAACAGGAAAAGGTACTCTTTATATTCTCAATTTAGATGGAAATAAACAATTACAATCCAATCCTGAATTGGCAGGTCAAAGAATAGTTAATTATCTACGTCATCTTTCCAGAACTTTAGAGAAATCAAAGGCTCAAGAGGAAGAAATAGAAACATGGAAAGAATCTTTACAACTTCAAGGAGAGGAAATTGGTCGTCGTCAAGCAGAACTAGATCAGCAACAACAATTATTACAACAACAACAACAAGAACTAGCCAGACTGGAAGAGGAGAAAGAAAAACTTAGTGGTGCATGGGAACAAGTTAGACAAGAACAAACTCGCTCTAATCAAAACAAAGAAAAACTAAATAATGTTATCCAAGAATTTAGTCAAAGTGGCTATAACAGAGAATTATTACCCCAAGCACTATCAGCTTTAGATAATCAACAAGCATTATTAGATAATTGTTGGCAACAGCTAGAAGTGCAAAAAACTACATTGCAACAGAAGCAACAGGCACTGAATTCTAAAAAACAAAGTTTGTTGCAACAAAGACAAGAGCTGAAAATATTATATGAAAAGTTACAACAAGCAGTAATTAATTTTGAATTACAAGAACATCTACTTAAAGAAAAAGAAAGTGCTTTTGAGCGCATTAACAATAATTATCAGGCTGTTCAACGTCTTGATGATGAGGTGAATTTTTTGATGGATGACAGTGATGAAACCGATGTTGATTTTCAAAGATTGGAAACCATGCCTCTAGGGGAATTAGAGGAAGTTTTTAATAATTTACAGCAGGAAACTTCAAAACTGGTTAATTTCGTCAATATGCAAGAGGAGGAATTATCTTTACAAAGTAATGAAGTGAAAGATGTTCAACATAAACTTTCTCAGGCTAGTGAGGTAGAAAAATTCTCCTTGGAAACGGAATTAGCAGATGCTCAAGAGGCAATGAAGTTGTTAAATGAAACTTTGGTAGGTCAAAGAAAAAATCTCAAAAAGCAACAGAAAGTTTTAAATGAGCATTTGAAAATTTTAAGTCGTCGTAAAGGTTTAGCCGATGTGGAATTTTCCGAAACAGTTAGCCTTAGACCTTTGAAAGATGAAATTGAGGTACAAAAAGATATTATTGCCCGAAATAAAGAAAAAGTAGAAAGTGAGATGAATAGTTTACGTCAAACTCGTCCCCGTTTAGAACAGGAATTAAATCAAGTTCGACAACAGTATGAACAAAAACAAGCTCAAACGGAAATTTTAGAAGAAGAGTGGTTGAATTTATATCAACAAGTTGCCAAAGCTGAGGTTGAGGTGGAACTTTTAGAACAAAATATCAATCCCTTGCAACAGGAATTAAATTCTGCAAGAAATCAACTTCAAAGTTTAGAACCTGCAAACAAAAAAATAGAATATCTCTTACAACAAATTCAATCCGTACTATAA